One window from the genome of Rufibacter tibetensis encodes:
- a CDS encoding DUF2147 domain-containing protein yields the protein MKNIFLLAFFLCLATLSWAQKKSPIGVWTNEEKEARFEIYQCGDKLCGKIIWLKEPDRDGKPKVDQFNPDPKLQKRPVLGLVFLKNFAPVGSDKWDDGTIYDPKSGKTYSSYMKLLSNDKLEVKGYIGISLIGRSQTWTRVK from the coding sequence ATGAAAAATATCTTTTTGTTAGCCTTTTTCCTTTGCTTAGCTACCCTTAGTTGGGCTCAGAAAAAATCTCCCATTGGCGTCTGGACCAACGAAGAGAAGGAAGCCCGCTTTGAAATTTACCAGTGCGGAGACAAACTTTGCGGCAAAATCATTTGGCTAAAAGAACCAGACCGGGATGGCAAACCAAAAGTAGATCAGTTCAACCCAGACCCCAAACTGCAGAAGCGTCCGGTACTAGGGTTAGTGTTCCTGAAAAACTTTGCCCCTGTAGGCTCAGACAAGTGGGATGATGGAACCATCTACGATCCAAAATCAGGTAAAACCTACTCTTCATACATGAAGCTTTTAAGCAATGACAAACTGGAAGTGAAAGGATACATTGGTATTTCTTTAATTGGTCGCTCACAAACCTGGACAAGGGTTAAATAG
- a CDS encoding KUP/HAK/KT family potassium transporter — MNNSNHAQRVSGAGLLIALGIIYGDIGTSPLYVMKAIIGSTPINATLVYGGISCVVWTLTLQTTIKYVVLTLQADNKGEGGIFSLYALVRRHAKWLTVPAILGGSALLADGIITPPISVSSAVEGLLILNPDIPTVPIVIGILVLLFLLQSFGTQIVGKAFGPVMFIWFSMLAALGVNSVLQHPEVLKSLNPYYAYDLLVNYPGGFWLLGAVFLCTTGAEALYSDLGHCGKGNIRISWVFVKTCLLLNYFGQGAWLMQFEGRQLVGHSTNNPFYGIMPEWFLLIGIIIATIAAIIASQALITGSFTLIGEAIRLNMWPKVRLIYPTNVKGQLYVPSMNWLLLLGCVGVVLYFRESHNMEAAYGLAITMTMLMTTTLLSFYLITKRVAKVWVWLFLAVYLAIEGSFLIANLIKFPHGGWVTLVIGFLLISVMYIWLKAFYIKRRLTEYVSLPEYVPALRELSEDDSIPKYATHLVFMTSADRTTDIESKIIYSIFQKRPKRADIYWFIHVNTVDEPYTMEYKVKVLASQDVVRIDFNLGFRVEQRINLFFRKVVEDLVKNKEVDITSRYSSLNKQNLIGDFRFVVLEKFLSYENDLPFWENTIMQSYFSIKQFTTSEGKWFGLDTSSVKIEKVPLIIKPAREIELKRI; from the coding sequence ATGAATAATTCTAACCACGCTCAACGAGTATCAGGAGCAGGTTTACTGATTGCCCTTGGAATCATCTACGGTGACATAGGAACTTCCCCTCTTTATGTGATGAAGGCCATTATAGGGTCAACCCCTATCAACGCAACATTAGTGTATGGCGGCATTTCCTGTGTAGTCTGGACTCTCACCCTTCAAACCACCATCAAGTATGTAGTGCTTACTTTACAGGCCGACAACAAAGGGGAAGGTGGTATATTTTCCCTTTATGCCTTAGTGCGGCGACACGCCAAATGGCTCACTGTTCCCGCCATTCTGGGAGGTAGTGCCCTGCTGGCAGATGGAATCATTACGCCGCCAATCTCCGTCTCCTCGGCGGTAGAGGGTCTGCTGATCCTAAACCCAGACATTCCAACGGTACCTATTGTGATTGGCATTTTGGTGCTCCTTTTCTTGCTGCAGAGCTTCGGGACCCAGATTGTAGGTAAGGCGTTTGGACCGGTGATGTTTATCTGGTTCAGTATGCTGGCTGCTTTAGGGGTAAACTCAGTGCTTCAGCACCCTGAAGTACTAAAGTCCTTGAATCCTTATTATGCCTATGACCTGCTCGTCAACTACCCGGGTGGGTTCTGGCTTTTAGGGGCAGTTTTCCTTTGTACCACCGGGGCCGAAGCCTTGTACTCAGACCTAGGCCATTGCGGAAAAGGAAACATCCGGATCAGCTGGGTATTTGTCAAAACTTGTCTTCTGCTTAACTACTTTGGGCAAGGGGCATGGCTAATGCAATTTGAAGGTAGACAATTGGTGGGGCATTCTACCAATAACCCTTTCTATGGTATCATGCCAGAGTGGTTCCTGCTTATAGGGATTATCATTGCTACCATTGCTGCCATCATTGCAAGTCAGGCCCTAATTACAGGCTCTTTCACCTTGATTGGCGAAGCCATACGATTGAACATGTGGCCGAAGGTACGGCTCATCTACCCTACTAACGTAAAAGGCCAGCTGTATGTACCCAGCATGAACTGGTTGCTTTTACTGGGTTGTGTGGGCGTGGTATTGTATTTCAGGGAATCCCACAATATGGAAGCAGCCTATGGTTTGGCAATTACCATGACCATGTTGATGACCACTACCCTGCTAAGCTTTTACCTCATCACCAAAAGAGTGGCGAAAGTTTGGGTATGGCTGTTCTTAGCGGTTTACCTGGCAATTGAAGGCTCCTTCTTGATAGCTAACCTCATCAAATTTCCGCACGGCGGATGGGTTACTTTAGTAATAGGGTTTCTTCTAATCTCAGTGATGTACATCTGGCTGAAGGCATTCTATATTAAGCGGCGCCTGACCGAGTATGTGTCACTGCCGGAATATGTGCCTGCCTTAAGGGAATTAAGCGAGGACGATTCTATTCCAAAATATGCCACGCACCTGGTGTTCATGACCAGCGCAGACCGCACCACTGACATAGAATCAAAGATTATTTACTCTATCTTCCAAAAGCGACCAAAACGGGCAGACATCTACTGGTTCATTCACGTGAACACCGTAGATGAACCGTATACCATGGAATACAAAGTAAAGGTGCTGGCAAGCCAGGATGTAGTGCGAATCGACTTCAACCTAGGTTTCCGGGTAGAGCAACGCATTAACCTTTTCTTCCGGAAAGTGGTGGAAGATTTGGTGAAGAACAAAGAGGTAGACATCACCAGCCGCTACAGTTCCTTGAACAAGCAAAATCTAATTGGGGATTTCCGGTTTGTGGTGCTGGAGAAATTCCTGAGTTATGAAAATGACCTTCCTTTCTGGGAGAACACCATTATGCAGTCCTATTTCAGTATAAAGCAGTTTACCACTTCTGAAGGCAAATGGTTTGGTCTGGATACCAGCTCTGTTAAAATAGAGAAAGTGCCGTTGATCATTAAACCAGCTCGTGAAATAGAGCTGAAAAGAATTTGA
- a CDS encoding FKBP-type peptidyl-prolyl cis-trans isomerase, producing MELRDLSQRISYIIGRDMAANFAKQGIEVEPEALLFGLKEAISGNPSKLNQDEVQQAMMQLQMQMQEKQQASAGASGEQNKKEGEAFLEANKDKEGVQSLPSGLQYQVLESGSGKTPTRNSNVTTHYHGTLIDGTVFDSSYERGEPASFPVNGVIAGWTEALQLMKEGDKWRLFIPSNLAYGSRGAGADIGPNATLIFDVELITVNN from the coding sequence ATGGAGTTAAGAGACCTTTCCCAAAGAATCAGCTACATCATTGGCCGTGACATGGCAGCCAATTTTGCAAAACAAGGAATTGAAGTAGAGCCTGAGGCTTTGCTTTTCGGGTTGAAAGAAGCCATTAGTGGCAACCCATCTAAATTGAACCAGGACGAAGTTCAACAGGCCATGATGCAACTGCAGATGCAAATGCAGGAAAAGCAACAAGCTTCTGCCGGTGCTTCCGGAGAGCAAAACAAAAAAGAAGGTGAGGCTTTCTTAGAAGCCAACAAAGATAAAGAAGGGGTACAATCGTTGCCTAGCGGCCTTCAGTACCAGGTGCTTGAAAGCGGTTCAGGTAAAACACCAACCAGAAACTCAAACGTGACCACTCATTATCATGGCACTCTGATAGATGGAACCGTATTTGACTCATCTTACGAGCGTGGCGAACCTGCTTCTTTCCCGGTAAATGGGGTGATTGCAGGTTGGACAGAAGCGTTGCAGTTGATGAAAGAAGGTGATAAATGGCGTTTATTCATTCCTAGCAACCTGGCTTACGGTTCTCGTGGTGCCGGTGCAGATATAGGACCAAATGCCACGTTGATTTTTGACGTTGAGCTAATCACAGTGAATAACTGA
- a CDS encoding M61 family metallopeptidase, with protein sequence MQKTIQSWAFGVLLLLAMALSSSAVAAPSISYRLSMPQPHTHYFEVEMRLAGFKGKNQEVTMPVWAPGSYLIREFPKDVEAFQAFVGNTAVKAEKTDKNTWRVATGGKDVTVKYKVYAYELSVRTSFIDASHGYLNGTSVFMYPEGHKDLPSTLTVVPFKGWSKVSTGLPQVSGQPFTYRAQNYDVLADSPIEIGNHEILSFESNGVKHEVAMYGEANYDPKKLTADMKRVTEEATKVFGELPFNYYLFIVHNLASGGGGLEHLNSTTLHATRTAYGSERTYEGFLNLVAHEYFHLWNVKRLRPIALGPFDYNQENYSRMLWVSEGFTTYYADLIMRRAGFTSEREHLDRIASSITSVENTPGNKVVSAAQSSFDAWIKQYRPDENSYNTHLSYYSKGALLGMLLDMEILRATNGTKSLDDAMKALYDQYYKKQNRGFTDKEFQQGIEKFTGKLMDEFFQKYVYGVETPDYNSFLSTVGITLTDVNKGTNQPLLGAGISTASGRPIVTTVTRNGSAWQAGLNVNDEIIGINGYRVSDDINKSIPAYAVGDIVELVVSRAGQLMILPVTLLKDQTLRYQASMVNPLTEAQKKNYLKWVSSK encoded by the coding sequence ATGCAAAAAACAATCCAATCCTGGGCGTTTGGAGTGCTACTGCTTCTGGCAATGGCTCTCTCATCTTCCGCTGTTGCTGCGCCTTCTATTTCTTACCGCCTTTCAATGCCTCAGCCCCACACGCACTATTTTGAGGTAGAGATGAGGCTGGCGGGTTTTAAAGGAAAAAACCAGGAAGTGACAATGCCAGTATGGGCCCCTGGTTCTTACCTGATCAGAGAATTTCCTAAAGACGTAGAAGCCTTTCAGGCCTTTGTGGGAAACACTGCGGTAAAAGCTGAGAAGACCGACAAGAACACCTGGCGCGTAGCCACTGGTGGCAAAGACGTTACGGTGAAGTACAAAGTGTATGCGTATGAACTGAGCGTGCGCACCAGCTTTATTGACGCAAGCCATGGTTACCTGAACGGAACCAGTGTCTTCATGTACCCTGAAGGCCACAAAGACCTACCTTCCACCTTGACGGTGGTTCCTTTCAAAGGGTGGAGCAAGGTGTCTACCGGGTTACCGCAAGTTTCGGGTCAACCTTTTACCTACCGGGCTCAGAATTATGATGTGTTGGCAGATTCCCCTATAGAGATTGGAAACCACGAAATCCTTTCCTTTGAAAGCAATGGGGTGAAGCATGAGGTGGCCATGTACGGCGAAGCCAACTATGACCCCAAAAAGCTCACTGCTGACATGAAGCGGGTGACCGAAGAGGCTACAAAGGTTTTCGGAGAACTTCCGTTCAACTATTACTTGTTCATTGTCCATAACCTGGCAAGCGGCGGGGGCGGTCTGGAGCACTTGAACTCTACAACCCTGCACGCTACCCGAACGGCTTACGGCTCTGAAAGGACGTACGAAGGCTTCCTGAACCTGGTGGCCCATGAATACTTTCACCTTTGGAATGTAAAGCGACTTAGGCCAATTGCCTTGGGCCCGTTTGATTATAACCAGGAAAACTACTCCCGCATGCTGTGGGTTTCTGAAGGATTCACCACCTATTATGCAGATTTAATCATGCGCCGTGCGGGCTTTACCTCTGAGCGGGAGCACTTGGATAGAATTGCCAGCAGCATTACCAGCGTGGAAAATACCCCCGGTAATAAAGTAGTTTCAGCGGCCCAATCAAGCTTTGATGCCTGGATCAAACAGTACCGCCCCGATGAGAACTCTTACAACACGCACCTTTCCTACTACAGCAAAGGCGCTTTATTAGGCATGTTGCTGGACATGGAGATTCTAAGAGCCACCAACGGAACCAAAAGCTTAGATGACGCCATGAAAGCGCTATATGACCAATACTATAAAAAGCAGAATCGCGGCTTCACTGATAAAGAGTTTCAGCAAGGCATAGAGAAGTTCACTGGTAAGTTAATGGATGAGTTCTTTCAGAAGTATGTGTACGGTGTGGAGACCCCAGACTACAATTCTTTCCTGAGCACCGTTGGCATCACTCTCACTGACGTAAACAAAGGCACTAATCAACCATTGTTGGGAGCAGGAATTTCTACTGCTTCCGGAAGACCCATCGTTACTACAGTGACCAGAAACGGAAGTGCGTGGCAAGCTGGTCTTAACGTGAATGATGAAATCATTGGCATAAACGGGTATCGGGTCTCTGATGACATCAACAAATCCATTCCGGCGTATGCCGTGGGAGATATAGTAGAGTTGGTAGTGAGCAGAGCCGGGCAATTGATGATTTTGCCAGTCACGTTGCTGAAAGACCAGACTCTCAGATACCAAGCTTCAATGGTTAATCCTCTTACTGAAGCTCAGAAAAAGAACTATCTTAAATGGGTGAGTAGCAAATAA
- a CDS encoding C40 family peptidase — MKKIWIIFGVLLSALVLYKTIFGQGDLLGDKVRQISSDGGDKVFHQDSVATTLADAHPASLGVLEGKYATKADSVVAFALQRYGADYTYGGVTEEGFDCSGFITYVFQQFGMSIPHGTTYQAKLGESVSMQEAKKGDLIVFTGTNLEDRTPGHIGIVITNPPKAIQFVHSSSNGGVKVSEAEGTLYQKRFLDIRRVLP, encoded by the coding sequence ATGAAAAAAATATGGATCATCTTTGGGGTGCTCCTATCTGCGCTGGTACTGTACAAAACTATTTTCGGGCAAGGTGACCTGCTGGGCGATAAAGTAAGACAAATCAGTTCAGACGGAGGCGACAAAGTCTTCCACCAGGATTCCGTGGCAACCACTCTGGCTGATGCCCATCCTGCTTCACTAGGAGTTCTGGAAGGAAAGTATGCGACCAAAGCCGATAGTGTAGTAGCCTTTGCCCTGCAACGTTACGGAGCAGACTATACGTACGGTGGGGTTACAGAAGAAGGGTTTGATTGCTCTGGGTTCATCACCTATGTCTTTCAACAATTTGGAATGAGCATTCCCCATGGCACCACCTATCAGGCAAAACTAGGCGAGAGTGTTTCTATGCAGGAAGCTAAAAAGGGAGACCTGATTGTATTCACCGGTACTAACCTGGAAGACCGCACCCCAGGACATATAGGAATTGTCATTACCAACCCACCCAAAGCCATTCAGTTTGTGCATTCTTCCTCTAACGGGGGCGTGAAAGTAAGTGAAGCAGAAGGCACCTTGTACCAGAAACGGTTTTTGGACATCCGGAGAGTACTGCCTTAG